A section of the Prevotella melaninogenica genome encodes:
- the cas2 gene encoding CRISPR-associated endonuclease Cas2 codes for MTGFERFSEYRIMWILVFFDLPTETKKEKKAYSDFRKSLIKDGFTMFQFSIYVRHCASMENAEVHIKRVRTMLPKLGKVGILCITDKQFANIQLYYGEKEQTPNAPGQQLELF; via the coding sequence ATGACTGGCTTTGAGCGCTTTAGTGAGTACCGAATTATGTGGATTCTTGTATTCTTTGATCTACCAACAGAAACCAAGAAGGAGAAGAAAGCATATAGCGATTTCCGGAAATCCCTTATAAAGGATGGATTTACTATGTTCCAGTTTTCCATCTATGTACGCCATTGCGCAAGTATGGAAAATGCAGAGGTACATATAAAACGAGTTCGAACCATGTTACCAAAGTTAGGGAAAGTAGGAATACTCTGTATAACAGATAAACAATTTGCAAACATTCAACTCTACTATGGCGAAAAAGAACAAACTCCTAACGCACCTGGACAACAATTAGAACTTTTTTAA
- the cas1 gene encoding type II CRISPR-associated endonuclease Cas1 — MIKKTLCFSNPIYLSLRNAQLVLHIPEVESNKTLPEAIKKEAERTIPIEDIGVVILDNRRITITSGVMEALLENNCAVITCNQKSMPVGLLLPLCGNTTQNERFRSQLEASLPLRKQLWQQTIKQKILNQEYVLRTNTDKETNCMRVWSNDVRSGDPDNLEARAAAYYWKNLFTNYPNFVRDREGAPPNNLLNYGYAILRAIIARALVGSGLLPTLGIHHHNRYNAYCLADDIMEPYRPYVDQLVLDIIQRNLEISDITRDLKMQLLGIPMLDVVINGKRSPLMIAAQQTTASLARCFAGENKRISYPEM; from the coding sequence ATGATAAAGAAAACTCTATGCTTCAGCAATCCAATCTACTTAAGTTTGCGAAATGCACAATTAGTCCTGCATATACCAGAAGTAGAAAGTAATAAGACATTGCCTGAAGCTATAAAAAAAGAAGCAGAGCGTACCATCCCGATAGAAGATATCGGGGTGGTAATCCTCGACAATAGGCGTATTACCATAACTTCTGGGGTAATGGAGGCTTTACTTGAGAACAACTGCGCAGTCATCACTTGCAATCAAAAGAGTATGCCAGTAGGGTTACTTCTGCCACTATGCGGTAACACTACACAAAACGAACGCTTTCGCTCTCAACTAGAAGCATCTTTACCTTTACGGAAACAACTTTGGCAACAGACAATAAAACAAAAAATCCTTAATCAAGAGTATGTGCTACGGACAAATACAGATAAGGAAACCAATTGTATGCGTGTCTGGTCTAATGATGTACGTAGTGGAGACCCTGATAACCTTGAAGCAAGAGCTGCTGCCTATTATTGGAAAAACCTCTTTACAAATTATCCAAACTTTGTAAGAGACAGAGAAGGAGCCCCTCCTAATAACCTCTTAAACTATGGCTATGCTATTCTTCGTGCCATAATCGCTCGGGCGTTAGTAGGAAGTGGATTGCTACCAACCTTAGGAATCCATCATCATAATAGGTATAACGCCTATTGTCTTGCTGATGATATTATGGAACCCTATCGCCCTTATGTCGATCAATTAGTGTTAGATATCATTCAACGCAACTTAGAAATATCTGATATCACACGAGATTTGAAAATGCAACTTCTCGGTATTCCAATGTTAGATGTAGTGATAAATGGCAAACGCAGTCCTTTAATGATTGCTGCCCAACAAACTACAGCCTCACTTGCAAGATGTTTTGCTGGGGAAAACAAACGCATTAGTTACCCAGAAATGTAA
- the cas9 gene encoding type II CRISPR RNA-guided endonuclease Cas9 (Cas9, originally named Csn1, is the large, multifunctional signature protein of type II CRISPR/Cas systems. It is well known even to general audiences because its RNA-guided endonuclease activity has made it a popular tool for custom editing of eukaryotic genomes.): MKTILGLDLGTNSIGWAKVCVDDNGNYTREIKLGSRIIPMSQDTLSNFDKGVTDSPAAARTGFRGIRRIRERALQRRERLHRVLHVMGFLPPHYENAIGWYREEATTYGKFLDNAEPKLAWEKQEDGSMRFLFMDSFYEMMADFANHQPGIVADGRKIPLDWTLYYLRKKALTQAVRKEELAWILLNFNQKRGYYQLRGEEDEENPTKREEYYELKVVGIEAAEEGKGGNTWYNITLENGWIYRRQSKIELNDWIGKVRPFIVTTEYEIDGVTIKKDKNGEVKRSFRAPSEDDWGLRKKQTESLLEESGKTVGTFIYDHILSEPADKIRGNFVRTIERKFYKKELEAILREQSKHHKELKDIDTLIACIKELYPNNKPHQDSLMKKDMAYLLITDLIFYQRPLKSKKSLIADCPYEYYKYVIKETGEIKRQGIKCIAKSNPYYQEFRLWQFIINLRLFDRTNDKEVTSEYLSSMEDYTRLFTYLNDRKDINQETLLKDFCKQKKVKIGMEKEFPIRWNYIEDKEKKYPCNETRHELLAALDKAGIDHSWLDDKEQYYRLWHLLYSVESKEEAEGALRKLNDNDDFVNAFLKIKPFKKEYGAYSEKAIKKLLAVMRMGDLWDETDICEQTRDRIQNIIKGHIDEKIKDRMGRTFCQISDFQGLPEWLACYVVYDRHSEATDIQRWTKPENLMAYINGFKQHSLRNPIAEQCILETLRTVHDIWKEAGHIDEIHIELGRSMKSTADQRARMAKSIMQNENTNLRIKSLLMELKNAKEFENVRPYSPMQQEILRIYEEGALQELTKEDAQYTEISKISQMAQPSANELLKYRLWLEQKYCSPYTGKPISLSKLFTSAYQIEHIIPQSRYFDDSFTNKVICEAEVNQLKSNMLGYEFIKKHGGEIVHCTMIGDVKIYDTKEYSNFVTEHYANNRRKKEKLLMEDIPQEFLNRQMNDSRYISKKVMAILSNIVREEDEKEAKSKFVIACSGGITNRLKQDWGLNDIWNSIVYPRFERLNKLTNTENFGRWENKEGKQVFQTSLPLELQRGFSKKRIDHRHHAMDALVIACASNNIINYLNNESAKSQEKREDLRKKLCDKNRIIRKPWETFTQDAHTALEDVVVSFKNYVRVINKATNYYEKYDKNGKKGIAEQKGQDMWAIRKPMHKETVFGQVNLRRRVTVNLKDALEKIPAICDKELRDYINKLVTKQFNKKQILAHFKSINYRLKMKYVNKVDVWQYSDEKEPMVATRKPIDTSFDAKRIATITDTGIQKILRNYLEAKDNNPNIAFTPEGIAEMNKHITEYNNGKRHQPILKVRVSEPKGAKYQVGETGNKTSKFVEAQKGTNLYFAIYEDKEGNRSYNTIPLNEVIERLKQGLSPVPDANEKGIPLKFHLSPNDLVYVPKTDEENEIKKGQIYKFVDSSGTTANFIPHRVSNLIYNVDKKIAEKFCNHEVIQNEYGIGSPQSKNQKSITGEMIKSVCWKLEVDRLGNIHKIIK; this comes from the coding sequence ATGAAAACAATTCTTGGATTAGACTTGGGAACCAATAGTATTGGTTGGGCTAAAGTCTGCGTTGACGACAACGGAAACTACACACGTGAGATTAAACTTGGCAGCCGTATCATCCCTATGAGCCAAGACACACTCAGTAACTTTGACAAGGGAGTAACTGACTCTCCAGCTGCTGCACGAACAGGTTTTCGAGGTATAAGAAGAATCAGAGAACGTGCGCTACAAAGACGAGAACGCTTACACAGAGTCCTACACGTGATGGGATTCTTGCCTCCACACTACGAGAATGCCATCGGATGGTATCGAGAGGAAGCCACAACGTACGGCAAGTTCCTTGACAATGCAGAACCTAAGTTAGCTTGGGAGAAACAAGAGGACGGTTCTATGCGTTTCCTCTTTATGGATTCTTTCTATGAAATGATGGCTGATTTTGCAAATCATCAACCGGGAATAGTTGCTGATGGGAGAAAGATTCCACTGGACTGGACACTTTATTACTTACGCAAGAAAGCACTTACACAAGCTGTCAGAAAAGAAGAATTGGCTTGGATACTACTCAATTTTAATCAGAAACGCGGCTACTACCAGCTGCGTGGAGAAGAAGACGAAGAGAATCCTACTAAACGTGAGGAATATTATGAACTGAAAGTTGTCGGTATAGAGGCTGCCGAAGAAGGAAAAGGAGGTAACACGTGGTATAATATTACATTAGAGAACGGCTGGATATATCGTCGACAGAGCAAAATTGAGCTAAATGACTGGATAGGGAAAGTAAGACCGTTTATTGTTACAACAGAATACGAAATAGATGGAGTTACCATCAAAAAGGATAAAAATGGAGAAGTGAAACGTTCTTTCCGAGCGCCAAGTGAAGATGATTGGGGATTACGTAAGAAACAAACCGAAAGTCTCTTAGAGGAATCAGGTAAGACTGTTGGAACATTTATCTATGACCACATACTTTCAGAACCCGCTGATAAAATCAGAGGTAACTTTGTACGTACAATTGAACGAAAGTTCTACAAGAAAGAATTAGAAGCCATTCTACGTGAACAATCAAAACATCATAAAGAATTAAAAGACATAGATACGCTTATAGCCTGTATCAAAGAGTTATATCCCAACAACAAGCCTCATCAAGATAGTTTGATGAAGAAGGATATGGCGTATCTTTTAATTACAGACTTGATTTTCTATCAAAGACCGTTGAAAAGTAAGAAGTCACTGATAGCAGACTGCCCATACGAGTATTACAAATACGTTATTAAGGAAACTGGAGAAATCAAGCGACAGGGTATCAAATGTATTGCAAAGTCAAATCCTTATTATCAGGAGTTCCGACTATGGCAATTCATCATCAACCTCAGACTCTTTGATAGGACTAATGATAAAGAAGTCACTTCTGAATATTTGTCTTCTATGGAAGACTACACCAGACTGTTTACATATCTCAACGACAGAAAAGACATTAATCAAGAGACCCTATTAAAAGACTTCTGCAAACAAAAGAAAGTCAAAATAGGAATGGAAAAGGAGTTTCCTATCCGTTGGAACTATATTGAAGACAAAGAGAAAAAATACCCTTGCAACGAAACACGTCACGAACTACTTGCAGCATTAGACAAAGCTGGTATAGACCATAGTTGGTTAGATGATAAAGAACAATACTACCGACTTTGGCATCTTCTCTATTCTGTAGAGTCCAAGGAGGAAGCAGAAGGAGCCTTGAGAAAACTTAATGATAATGATGACTTTGTAAATGCTTTCTTAAAAATAAAGCCATTTAAAAAAGAATATGGTGCTTATTCGGAGAAAGCTATAAAGAAGCTATTGGCTGTGATGCGTATGGGAGACCTGTGGGATGAGACTGACATTTGCGAACAGACAAGAGATAGAATACAAAACATCATAAAAGGCCATATTGACGAGAAGATAAAAGATCGAATGGGGCGCACTTTCTGCCAAATATCCGACTTTCAGGGACTTCCTGAGTGGTTAGCTTGCTATGTTGTATATGACCGACACTCTGAAGCAACAGATATACAGCGGTGGACAAAGCCAGAAAACTTGATGGCATACATCAATGGGTTCAAACAACATTCTCTTCGTAACCCTATCGCCGAGCAGTGTATCCTTGAGACACTCAGAACTGTGCACGATATATGGAAGGAAGCTGGACACATAGATGAAATTCATATAGAATTGGGAAGGAGTATGAAGAGTACAGCCGACCAGCGTGCACGTATGGCTAAAAGTATTATGCAGAATGAGAATACCAATCTGCGCATCAAGAGTCTCTTAATGGAACTCAAGAATGCAAAAGAGTTTGAGAATGTGCGCCCATACTCACCTATGCAGCAGGAAATTCTAAGAATATACGAGGAGGGAGCCTTGCAGGAATTAACTAAAGAGGATGCCCAATATACTGAGATTTCTAAGATTTCTCAAATGGCACAACCTTCTGCAAACGAATTACTTAAATACAGACTTTGGTTAGAACAAAAGTATTGTTCACCCTATACAGGTAAACCTATTTCTCTGTCAAAACTATTCACATCTGCTTATCAAATAGAACATATTATCCCACAGAGCCGATATTTTGATGATTCATTCACAAATAAGGTCATCTGTGAGGCTGAGGTAAATCAGCTCAAGAGTAATATGTTAGGTTACGAATTCATCAAGAAACATGGTGGCGAAATCGTACATTGTACGATGATAGGTGACGTGAAGATATACGATACTAAGGAATATTCTAACTTCGTAACAGAACATTATGCCAACAATAGACGTAAGAAGGAAAAACTCTTAATGGAGGACATACCACAGGAGTTTCTTAATCGTCAAATGAATGACAGTCGATATATCAGTAAGAAGGTGATGGCAATCCTATCTAATATTGTACGCGAAGAAGATGAAAAAGAAGCTAAATCTAAGTTTGTTATCGCATGCTCAGGAGGCATAACAAACCGCCTGAAACAGGATTGGGGCCTGAATGATATATGGAACAGCATCGTTTATCCACGTTTTGAACGTCTCAACAAACTCACCAATACAGAAAACTTTGGACGTTGGGAGAACAAAGAAGGGAAACAGGTATTCCAAACATCACTACCTTTGGAACTACAGAGGGGCTTTAGTAAGAAGCGTATAGACCATCGCCATCATGCTATGGATGCTCTCGTCATAGCTTGTGCATCAAATAACATTATCAACTACCTCAATAATGAATCTGCCAAGAGTCAAGAGAAGAGAGAAGACCTAAGAAAGAAGCTTTGTGATAAGAATCGCATTATACGCAAACCTTGGGAGACCTTCACACAAGATGCTCATACAGCTCTTGAGGATGTCGTAGTAAGCTTTAAGAATTATGTGCGTGTCATCAACAAGGCAACAAACTATTACGAGAAGTATGATAAGAATGGAAAGAAAGGAATAGCAGAGCAGAAAGGGCAAGATATGTGGGCTATAAGAAAGCCTATGCATAAAGAGACTGTGTTTGGTCAAGTTAACCTCCGACGCAGAGTTACTGTCAATTTAAAGGATGCACTTGAGAAGATTCCTGCTATCTGCGACAAGGAACTACGTGACTACATCAACAAATTAGTAACAAAACAGTTTAATAAGAAACAAATACTTGCACATTTCAAAAGCATCAACTATCGTCTAAAAATGAAATATGTTAATAAAGTTGACGTATGGCAATACAGTGACGAAAAGGAGCCTATGGTTGCTACGCGTAAGCCTATCGACACGTCATTTGATGCTAAGCGCATTGCTACCATTACTGATACTGGTATCCAAAAGATTCTTCGCAACTACCTTGAAGCAAAAGACAATAATCCAAACATAGCCTTTACTCCAGAAGGAATAGCTGAGATGAATAAGCATATCACTGAATATAACAATGGCAAGCGACACCAACCTATTCTAAAAGTCAGAGTCTCAGAGCCTAAGGGAGCTAAATACCAAGTAGGTGAAACGGGTAATAAAACGTCAAAGTTTGTTGAAGCACAAAAAGGAACAAATCTCTACTTTGCAATCTACGAAGATAAAGAAGGTAATCGTTCATACAATACCATCCCATTAAATGAAGTTATAGAACGTTTGAAACAAGGATTATCTCCAGTTCCAGATGCGAATGAAAAAGGTATACCATTGAAGTTTCATCTTTCTCCAAATGATTTAGTATATGTACCTAAAACAGACGAAGAAAATGAAATTAAAAAGGGACAAATATATAAGTTTGTAGATTCTAGCGGAACAACAGCAAACTTTATTCCTCATAGAGTTTCTAACCTCATTTACAATGTAGATAAAAAGATTGCAGAAAAATTCTGTAATCATGAAGTAATCCAGAACGAATATGGAATAGGCAGTCCACAATCAAAGAATCAGAAATCAATCACTGGCGAAATGATTAAATCAGTCTGCTGGAAACTTGAAGTCGACCGATTAGGGAACATACATAAGATTATAAAGTAA
- a CDS encoding PepSY-associated TM helix domain-containing protein has protein sequence MKRKTWRKNHKWIGIIITFFLVMFCLSGIVLNHRQLFSDINVSRGILPGQYEFNQWNNGLLRGTLRYKDYKNKDKVFIYGAAGVIQTDTTASHFTEYNQGLPAGADYRQMRGMAKTPQNDLFAVSVIDLYKLGKNASWQKIDLPKQEDDELLTDITTHGDTLIVLSRSHLYYATAPYKKFTCLTLQAGEGNEGKVSLFRQMWLLHSGALFGTVGKLIVDGIGVVLIILCVTGIWYWIRRKTVSMVVWHTKIGHYTFALTLFIAITGWALRPPLMILLATNSTKPLPGTTLDNDNPWNDKLRMIRYDEQAHDWLISTSEGFYSLKNLSSKPTPITTAPPVSVMGQNVWQHADNKSWIVGSFDGLFYWDRKNNVVLYYNDAMVSTPRIPGTAPDEQTISGYSSDFTNKECIATYFQGSSFAKQPEELKDKPMSLWSLALEVHTGRIYAGALGSFLFIFVIGILIIFVLVSGKKA, from the coding sequence ATGAAACGTAAAACATGGCGTAAAAACCATAAATGGATTGGTATCATCATAACATTCTTCTTAGTAATGTTCTGCCTTTCAGGTATTGTCCTCAATCATCGTCAACTCTTTTCTGATATTAATGTAAGCCGTGGAATATTGCCTGGTCAGTATGAATTCAACCAATGGAACAACGGATTACTACGTGGAACATTACGCTACAAAGATTATAAAAACAAAGATAAAGTGTTCATATATGGCGCAGCGGGTGTCATTCAAACTGATACAACTGCTTCTCACTTCACAGAATACAACCAAGGTCTACCTGCTGGTGCTGACTATCGACAGATGCGAGGAATGGCTAAAACTCCACAAAATGACCTGTTTGCGGTTAGCGTCATAGACTTATATAAACTGGGAAAGAACGCATCTTGGCAAAAAATAGACTTACCTAAGCAAGAGGATGACGAACTATTGACAGATATCACCACCCATGGTGACACGCTCATCGTTCTTTCTCGTTCTCACCTCTACTATGCTACAGCCCCTTATAAGAAGTTTACTTGTCTGACACTACAAGCTGGTGAGGGGAATGAGGGGAAGGTATCACTGTTCCGTCAAATGTGGTTATTGCATAGTGGTGCACTGTTTGGAACCGTAGGAAAGCTCATTGTAGACGGAATTGGAGTCGTCTTAATTATCCTTTGTGTGACGGGTATATGGTATTGGATTCGTCGTAAAACAGTATCAATGGTCGTTTGGCATACAAAGATTGGGCATTACACATTCGCCTTAACGCTATTTATCGCAATAACGGGATGGGCATTACGTCCTCCACTGATGATTCTCCTCGCCACAAACAGTACGAAACCATTGCCTGGTACGACCTTAGATAATGATAATCCTTGGAATGATAAACTAAGAATGATTCGATATGATGAGCAAGCTCACGATTGGCTCATCTCGACTTCGGAAGGTTTCTACTCTCTTAAGAATCTCTCTTCCAAGCCAACACCTATCACCACAGCACCCCCAGTGAGTGTTATGGGTCAAAATGTTTGGCAACATGCAGACAACAAATCATGGATAGTAGGCTCCTTCGATGGTCTATTCTACTGGGATCGTAAGAATAACGTCGTACTTTACTACAATGATGCTATGGTCTCTACTCCCCGCATACCGGGTACTGCACCAGACGAACAGACAATCTCTGGCTATAGTTCTGATTTCACAAACAAGGAATGTATAGCAACCTATTTCCAAGGTTCATCCTTCGCAAAACAGCCAGAAGAATTGAAAGATAAACCCATGTCGCTTTGGAGTCTTGCTTTAGAGGTACACACAGGTAGAATCTATGCCGGTGCATTAGGCTCCTTCCTCTTCATTTTCGTCATCGGCATCCTCATCATCTTCGTACTTGTTTCTGGTAAGAAAGCGTAG
- a CDS encoding leucine-rich repeat domain-containing protein — protein sequence MKRILLFLSMLLLVGGTTMASLNGACPNYSAHLSNNESSTPTHHMRGAEQRNGNNAGSSALDVVALKKDNVNAQTLEQEGNKDQITFRTDKSVGEEIYLEISYPLGSNIESITVEGATLTKSEDFPNLLKSNRTYKLTSQEVRIIGEVSDFICANNKITSLDLSKCPNLRYLVCSNNLLESLHVDNCTNLSTLECNDNKIKELDLSYAKNLYSLDCSDNKITTLKTSLESITEIDCRYNEIKELNISAANQLVRLNCGFNKLNKLSIDNCPLLSVLIFSNNNISELSVQYNPKLIYVGAIESTTNMSLIEQLVASLPTVGDASNRQGDFRLVPSIEFISEFIEQYGINFLNALTKNLNNKGWKSTDVTGAEIPNFSETPYISFTTNKSVGETINVQLKMLPGANVEDIQLEGATLVSSTLKRDSERFSEYYFQTYKLTSNTVKILGHVSDLLCPNNELTSIDISNPELLFLEFPDNHITTVDTKKAKKLIRLDCSRNNFTTLDVSTNKALRVLICTENNISTLNLPQDGKLNYLFCSNNKLNELNISNTVGVLRAVYCNDNQITKLTITDHDGLMGIDCCRNNITEINIANNPNLKNLDIHKNKITLEQMEQLANDLPVESDPSNYERILILKDIVGEENKYSTEIINKILSKGWKVEDTNNVSLGISAIENDKNQPRKVFDLNGREVNENQVKGVVIIKQGNKTYKKVVK from the coding sequence ATGAAAAGAATCTTACTATTTTTATCAATGCTTCTTTTAGTAGGAGGCACAACAATGGCATCCCTCAATGGAGCTTGTCCCAATTATTCAGCACATCTTTCGAATAACGAAAGTAGTACACCAACCCATCACATGCGTGGCGCAGAGCAACGAAACGGCAACAATGCAGGCTCGTCTGCCCTCGATGTCGTTGCGCTTAAAAAAGACAATGTCAATGCTCAAACTCTCGAACAAGAAGGCAACAAAGATCAAATAACATTCAGAACTGATAAAAGTGTTGGCGAAGAAATCTACTTAGAAATATCATATCCACTCGGTTCAAATATAGAGAGCATTACAGTTGAAGGTGCCACTTTAACAAAAAGTGAAGACTTCCCAAATCTATTAAAATCGAATAGAACCTATAAACTCACCTCACAAGAGGTTCGTATTATAGGAGAAGTGAGTGACTTTATTTGCGCCAACAACAAAATTACATCATTAGACCTCTCAAAATGTCCAAATTTAAGGTATTTAGTATGTTCTAATAACTTACTTGAAAGTTTGCATGTAGATAACTGTACTAATCTTAGCACGCTTGAGTGCAACGATAATAAAATCAAAGAATTAGACTTGTCTTATGCTAAAAATTTGTATTCATTAGACTGCTCAGATAATAAAATAACAACATTAAAAACATCGTTAGAGAGTATTACCGAAATAGATTGTCGTTATAATGAGATTAAAGAACTTAACATTTCAGCAGCAAATCAATTGGTTCGTCTCAATTGTGGTTTTAATAAACTAAACAAACTTAGTATAGATAACTGTCCACTCCTAAGCGTTTTAATTTTTAGCAATAACAACATATCAGAGCTAAGCGTCCAATATAATCCAAAGCTTATTTATGTAGGTGCTATTGAGTCAACCACTAACATGTCTCTAATTGAGCAACTGGTTGCCTCTTTACCTACTGTTGGAGATGCGTCAAACAGACAAGGAGACTTTAGATTAGTTCCATCAATAGAGTTTATAAGTGAGTTTATAGAACAGTATGGTATAAACTTTTTAAATGCTCTAACGAAAAATTTAAATAATAAAGGTTGGAAATCTACAGATGTAACAGGAGCTGAAATACCTAATTTCTCTGAAACACCTTACATCTCTTTCACTACAAATAAGAGTGTTGGTGAAACTATTAATGTGCAACTCAAGATGTTGCCTGGTGCAAATGTTGAAGATATACAACTTGAAGGCGCAACATTAGTGAGTTCAACATTAAAAAGAGACTCTGAAAGATTTAGTGAATATTACTTCCAAACCTATAAACTTACCTCGAATACAGTGAAAATTTTGGGTCACGTATCAGACTTACTCTGCCCCAATAACGAACTCACCTCAATAGATATCTCAAATCCAGAACTTTTATTTTTAGAATTTCCAGATAACCATATCACCACAGTTGACACCAAGAAAGCTAAGAAATTAATACGACTTGATTGCAGTAGAAACAATTTTACAACTTTAGACGTGTCTACAAACAAGGCACTAAGAGTATTAATATGTACAGAAAACAACATTTCTACTCTCAATTTACCCCAAGATGGTAAACTAAATTACTTGTTCTGCTCTAACAATAAATTGAATGAGCTAAATATTTCCAATACGGTGGGTGTTCTCAGAGCAGTATATTGTAACGACAACCAAATAACCAAATTAACTATAACAGACCATGATGGCCTTATGGGAATTGATTGTTGTAGAAACAATATAACAGAAATAAATATTGCAAACAATCCAAATCTTAAGAATTTAGATATCCACAAAAATAAGATTACTCTTGAGCAAATGGAGCAATTAGCTAACGATTTGCCAGTAGAGAGCGATCCTTCGAACTACGAAAGAATATTAATTCTCAAAGATATAGTGGGTGAAGAGAACAAATACTCAACCGAAATAATTAATAAAATATTAAGCAAAGGCTGGAAAGTAGAGGACACAAACAATGTTTCTTTAGGCATCTCTGCTATCGAGAACGACAAAAACCAACCCCGAAAGGTATTCGACCTTAACGGACGTGAGGTGAACGAAAACCAAGTGAAGGGCGTTGTTATCATTAAACAAGGAAACAAAACTTACAAAAAGGTGGTGAAATAA
- a CDS encoding BlaI/MecI/CopY family transcriptional regulator has product MEKLTKQEEEIMLQVWSLKTCTIKDVLQELEEPKPPYTTVASILNNLKRKGYVVAEQHGLTYHFVPKIEQTKYKADFMKGFVDKYFKSSFREMVSFFAKEDNISPEELKDIINEIEKGKEE; this is encoded by the coding sequence ATGGAGAAACTAACTAAACAAGAAGAAGAAATAATGTTACAGGTATGGAGTTTAAAAACTTGCACTATCAAAGATGTGCTACAAGAGTTGGAAGAACCTAAACCTCCTTATACCACAGTGGCTTCTATTTTGAACAATCTGAAGCGTAAGGGATATGTAGTCGCTGAGCAGCATGGACTGACCTATCACTTTGTTCCGAAGATAGAACAGACGAAATATAAGGCAGATTTCATGAAAGGCTTCGTTGATAAGTACTTTAAAAGTTCTTTCCGTGAAATGGTTTCCTTTTTTGCAAAGGAGGATAACATCTCGCCAGAAGAACTGAAAGATATTATAAATGAGATTGAAAAGGGGAAAGAGGAGTAA